A single genomic interval of candidate division WOR-3 bacterium harbors:
- the rpmB gene encoding 50S ribosomal protein L28: protein MAKHCEICGKVGMVGSNISHAHNVTKRRWEPNLQRVRVKEGTATRRIWICTRCLRTGRVQKA from the coding sequence ATGGCTAAGCATTGTGAGATTTGCGGTAAGGTCGGAATGGTCGGCTCCAACATCAGTCACGCCCACAATGTGACCAAGCGGCGCTGGGAGCCCAATCTCCAGCGGGTCCGGGTCAAGGAAGGCACTGCCACCCGGCGGATCTGGATCTGCACCCGCTGTCTGCGCACCGGCAGGGTGCAGAAGGCATAA